One Pseudomonas syringae CC1557 genomic window, CCTTGTAGCCAGTCTGTACAGGCTGGTCTACCGACTTACGCCAGATCACGCCTGGAGCAACTTTCTCGACCGCATCGGTCTCGGTGTTGTTCAGCGGACCTTTGCCGTCAACTGGATTACCCAGTGCATCGACAACGCGACCCAGCAGTTCCTTACCAACAGGAACTTCGAGGATGCGGCCTGTGCACTTGGCGCTCATGCCTTCAGCCAGAGTCGTGTAAGCGCCCAGTACCACGGCACCTACGGAGTCTTGCTCAAGGTTCAGCGCCATACCGTAGACGCCGCCCGGAAACTCGATCATCTCGCCGTACATTACGTCGGCCAGACCGTGAATCCGCACGATGCCGTCAGATACGCTGACGACTGTGCCTTCGTTACGGGCTTGGGAGGTTACATCGAGCTTGTCGATGCGACCCTTGATGATTTCACTTATTTCGGAAGGATTGAGTTGCTGCATTGCTCTGCTGCCCCTTCAAACTCAAGATTTCAATGCTTCGGCTAGTTGCGCGATTTTGCCGCGAACTGAGCCATCGATAACCAGGTCGCCGGCGCGGATTACGACACCCCCTATAAGAGAGGCATCCTCCGCAGCATGCAGGCGCACTTCCCGGCCGAGCCGTGCACTGAGAACCTTGGCGAGTTTGTCTTGCTGTTCTTGGTTCAATGCGAAAGCACTGGTGACATCCACATCGACCGATTTTTCCTGCTCGGCCTTGTACAGGTCGAACAGTTCGGCGATCTCCGGCAGAAGCGGGAGACGGTCGTTTTCAGCAACGACGTGAATGAAATTCTGTGCCTTGGCATCGAACTTGTCGCCACACACTTCAATAAAAGTGGTGGCCTTTTGTGCGCTCGTCAGTCGCGGGGCCTTGAGCATGCGCTGCATGGTGTCGTCTTGCGACACCGCAGCAGCCAGGCCGAGCATGGCTGACCAATTGGCCAGTTGCTGGTGGGCCTGCGCATGCTCGAAGGCCGCCTTCGCGTAAGGTCGGGCCAACGTGGTCAGTTCTGCCATGATCGCCCTCGCTTAAATTTCAGCAGCCAGTTTGTTAACCAGCTCCGCGTGCGCGTTTTGATCGATTGTGGCGCCCAGGATCTTCTCTGCACCATTGACTGCCAGGCTACCCAACTGGGCGCGCAAGGCGTCTTTGACGCTGTTCAGTTCCTGCTCGATCTCGGCCTGAGCCTGAGCCTTCACACGGTCAGCTTCAACGCGTGCCGTTTCACGGGCTTCGTCGACAATCTGAGTACCGCGCTTCTTGGCTTGCTCAATGATCTCGGCTGCTTGAGCCTTAGCTTCGCGCAGTTGCTGACCCACTTTATCTTGGGCCAACTCCAGGTCGCGAGCTGCTCGGGAAGCAGCGTCCAGACCGTCCGCGATCTTCTTCTGACGTTCGTGCAAAGCCGCGATGACCGGAGGCCACACGTACTTCATGCAGAACAGCACAAAGATGAAGAACGCAACGGACTGACCAATCAGGGTTGCATTAATGTTCACGCCAACACCTCGCTCGTTCGTTGTCCATCACACCAATCAACTCGAAAATTCGAGTGATCAGCCAGCGAGTTGACCAACGAAGGGGTTCGCGAAGGTGAAGAACAGAGCGATACCGACACCGATCATGGTCACGGCGTCGAGCAGGCCCGCAACGATGAACATTTTGACTTGCAGCATTGGAACCATTTCCGGTTGACGCGCTGCGCCTTCCAGGAACTTGCCGCCCAACAGGCCGAAACCGATTGCAGTACCCAGTGCGCCCAGGCCGATCAACAGTGCAACAGCGATAGCGGTTAGACCAACTACAGTTTCCATCTTTCCTCCCGACTTTTACGTCGTATTGGTTAGGTTTTATTAATTGAAGCGGTAAAACAAAATCATTTTTACATCAGCCCTTGCGGGCACCGCCCCGCCATTGGCGAGACGGTCATCAGACGCGTCCTGAGACGAATCTCAATGGTTATCTTCGTGAGCCATCGACAGGTAGACGATGGTCAGCATCATGAAGATGAACGCTTGCAGGGTGATGATCAGGATGTGGAACACAGCCCAGGCCCACTGCAGAACTATACCCAGACCGCTGAGCCACAACAGACCGCTGCCGAACATCACGGCGATCAGAATGAAGACCAGCTCGCCAGCATACATGTTGCCGAACAGACGCAGCGCCAGAGAAATCGGCTTGGCGATCAACGTCACGAATTCCAGCAGGAAGTTGACCGGAATCAACAGCGCCTGAACGAGGATATTCTTGCTGGCGAAAGGGTGAAGGGTCAGTTCGCCGATGAAGCCGCCGATGCCCTTGACCTTGATGCTGTAGAAAATGATCAGTGCGAAGACCGACAGCGCCATGCCCAGCGTAGCGTTCGGGTCAGTGGTCGGAACGGCACGGAATGGGATGTGTACGTCGCCGGAAATCAGCATCGCCAGCTGTGGAATCCAGTCAACCGGTACCAGATCGACCGCGTTCATCAGGAAGACCCAGACGAAAATGGTCAGAGCCAGCGGCGCGATAACCGCGCTGCGACCGTGGAAACTGTCCTTCACGCTGCCGTCGACGAACTCGACCAGAACTTCAACGAAGTTCTGCAAGGCGCCTGGCTGACCGGAAGTTGCCTTCTTGGCCGCCATGCGGAAGATCAGAACGAAAATCAGACCCAACGCAACCGACCAGCCGAGCGTATCGACGTGGAAAGCCCAGAAGCCCATTTCCTTGGCTTCCGCTGCGGTGTGGGCAAAGCCCCAATCGCCATTGGGCAGGTGCCCGAATGTAAGGTTCTGCAAGTGGTGCTGGATATAGCCCGAAGCTGTTTGCTCTGCCATGGTTGCCTCAAACGCCCTAAGGTCTCGAAAGTCTTGTTCTCGTAAGCAGGGGAGCGAACCAGTTGACCACCTGGATCAACATGAACACGCCGAATACAGCCAGCGGCGCCAATGGCTTCACACCTGCGAACGTCAATGCAAAAAGCACTGCCGTGAAAATCAGTTTGCCCGCCTCGCCGGCATAGAACGACCGGACGATGGCTTGCGCTGCTCTGGCCCCGGAAAACCGGAATGCCTTGTGAGCAAAGTATAAATTGGGTAGCCAGGCTATCAGACCTCCGCAGAGTCCCGAGTATCCCGCCACGACTCCCTGCCACTGCCACAGCACCAAAGCGGCGACGAGCAGGACGATCAATTGAGCCAGCAATAACGGAAAAACCGCCAGGCGATAGAACGGCAAGCGGTCTGGCATGCGGGATTCCATCGCAACTGCTCCTCTGATGTCGGTCGCCATAATCAATAACTTGGCATAATTTGTGCCGACAAAATGCGCGCAGAGTATAGGGGCGGTTCAGCCCCTATTCAACAGTCGGGTAGTGATTTCCGACTATACGCTACAGAGCAATTGTTTCAGCGGATGTGGGCAAGCACACCTTGAAGCTCATCCAGCGAGTTGTAACGGATCACCAATTGACCCTTTCCCTTCTGCCCATGGCGGATTTGCACCGCAGAGCCCAGACGCTCGGCCAGACGCTGTTCGAGCCGAGTGATATCCGGATCAGCCTTGGCCGGTTCTGTTGCCTCCGGTTTGCCGCTCAGCCACTGCCTGACCAGTGCTTCGGTCTGGCGTACTGTGAGCCCGCGTGCGACAACGTGTCGCGCCCCTTCAACCTGCCTGTCTTCCCCCAGACCAAGCAACGCCCTGGCATGTCCCATTTCGAGATCGCCGTGCGACAGCATGGTCTTGATGACTTCAGGCAACGCAATCAGACGTAACAAATTAGCCACACTGACCCGCGATTTGCCGACGGCATCCGCAACCTGCTGTTGGGTAAGCTGAAATTCCTGCTGCAAGCGCTGCAACGCCATGGCTTCTTCGATAGGATTCAGGTCTTCGCGCTGAATGTTCTCGATCAACGCCATCGCAATCGCGGTTTCATCCGGTACATCGCGAACCATTGCCGGAATCGTTTCGACGCCAGCCTGCTGACTCGCTCGCCAGCGACGTTCACCGGCGATGATTTCAAAACGGTTATTGCCGACAGGACGAACCACGATCGGCTGCATCACGCCTTGCGACTTGATCGACTGCGCAAGTTCTTCCAGTGCCTGCGGGTCCATGTCACGGCGCGGCTGGTACTTGCCGCGCTGGATCAGGTCCAGCGGCAGATGCTGCAACTCACTTGGAGGGGCCTTGACGGCCTGCTCTTCCAGCGAACTGACGGTTGGACTGCTCAGAAGTGCGTCCAACCCACGTCCGAGACCTCGTTTCTTGACGGCCATGGGAATTCCTTAGGTTGGCTGAGCGGTTTTCGCGCCGCGACGTTGACGACGAACCAGTTCACTTGCCAGCGCCAGATACGCCAGAGCGCCACGAGAGGATTTGTCATAGGCCAGCACCGGCATGCCAAAACTCGGCGCCTCGGCGAGCCTGATGTTCCTCGGGATCACGGTGTCATAGAGCTGCTCGCCGAAGTGTTCCTTGAGCTGCGCGGAAACGTCGTTGATCAGACTCAGGCGCGGATCATACATGGTGCGCAGCAGACCTTCGATCTTCAGCTGCGGGTTGAGCAATTCGGCGATGCGCTTGATGTTATCCACAAGGTCGCTGAGACCTTCCAGCGCGAAGTACTCGCACTGCATGGGGATAATCACGCCGTCAGCTGCAACCAGCGCGTTCAGCGTCAGCATCGACAGCGACGGTGGGCAGTCGATCAGAATGTAATCGTAGTTTTCCCGGATCGGCGCCAGCGCGTTGCGCAGACGGCTCTCTTTCATCTGCATTTCGAGCAGCACAACTTCGCCCGCGGTCAGATCGCGGTTTGCCGGAAGCAGTTGATAACCACCGTGCTCTGAAAACTGCATGGCCTCGC contains:
- a CDS encoding F0F1 ATP synthase subunit I gives rise to the protein MESRMPDRLPFYRLAVFPLLLAQLIVLLVAALVLWQWQGVVAGYSGLCGGLIAWLPNLYFAHKAFRFSGARAAQAIVRSFYAGEAGKLIFTAVLFALTFAGVKPLAPLAVFGVFMLIQVVNWFAPLLTRTRLSRP
- a CDS encoding F0F1 ATP synthase subunit delta, with the protein product MAELTTLARPYAKAAFEHAQAHQQLANWSAMLGLAAAVSQDDTMQRMLKAPRLTSAQKATTFIEVCGDKFDAKAQNFIHVVAENDRLPLLPEIAELFDLYKAEQEKSVDVDVTSAFALNQEQQDKLAKVLSARLGREVRLHAAEDASLIGGVVIRAGDLVIDGSVRGKIAQLAEALKS
- a CDS encoding ParB/RepB/Spo0J family partition protein; protein product: MAVKKRGLGRGLDALLSSPTVSSLEEQAVKAPPSELQHLPLDLIQRGKYQPRRDMDPQALEELAQSIKSQGVMQPIVVRPVGNNRFEIIAGERRWRASQQAGVETIPAMVRDVPDETAIAMALIENIQREDLNPIEEAMALQRLQQEFQLTQQQVADAVGKSRVSVANLLRLIALPEVIKTMLSHGDLEMGHARALLGLGEDRQVEGARHVVARGLTVRQTEALVRQWLSGKPEATEPAKADPDITRLEQRLAERLGSAVQIRHGQKGKGQLVIRYNSLDELQGVLAHIR
- the atpB gene encoding F0F1 ATP synthase subunit A, with product MAEQTASGYIQHHLQNLTFGHLPNGDWGFAHTAAEAKEMGFWAFHVDTLGWSVALGLIFVLIFRMAAKKATSGQPGALQNFVEVLVEFVDGSVKDSFHGRSAVIAPLALTIFVWVFLMNAVDLVPVDWIPQLAMLISGDVHIPFRAVPTTDPNATLGMALSVFALIIFYSIKVKGIGGFIGELTLHPFASKNILVQALLIPVNFLLEFVTLIAKPISLALRLFGNMYAGELVFILIAVMFGSGLLWLSGLGIVLQWAWAVFHILIITLQAFIFMMLTIVYLSMAHEDNH
- a CDS encoding ParA family protein, translated to MAKVFAIANQKGGVGKTTTCINLAASLVATKRRVLLIDLDPQGNATMGSGVDKHNLENSVYDLLIGECHLGEAMQFSEHGGYQLLPANRDLTAGEVVLLEMQMKESRLRNALAPIRENYDYILIDCPPSLSMLTLNALVAADGVIIPMQCEYFALEGLSDLVDNIKRIAELLNPQLKIEGLLRTMYDPRLSLINDVSAQLKEHFGEQLYDTVIPRNIRLAEAPSFGMPVLAYDKSSRGALAYLALASELVRRQRRGAKTAQPT
- a CDS encoding F0F1 ATP synthase subunit B, with product MNINATLIGQSVAFFIFVLFCMKYVWPPVIAALHERQKKIADGLDAASRAARDLELAQDKVGQQLREAKAQAAEIIEQAKKRGTQIVDEARETARVEADRVKAQAQAEIEQELNSVKDALRAQLGSLAVNGAEKILGATIDQNAHAELVNKLAAEI
- the atpE gene encoding F0F1 ATP synthase subunit C, with protein sequence METVVGLTAIAVALLIGLGALGTAIGFGLLGGKFLEGAARQPEMVPMLQVKMFIVAGLLDAVTMIGVGIALFFTFANPFVGQLAG